In Blastopirellula sediminis, the following proteins share a genomic window:
- a CDS encoding SHD1 domain-containing protein produces MSSSSNTRDPVVMVLAVLAGLFILMLFGCGVALAVFIRVTYDKDLGKPAPGTGKIPPPIVVSPNRVEEDRIRELERRRLEQDRQHAAEQLRRAQEQNRADAQMRRENEQQLADERKLTEEEEQRRLLRIAVLGDPAVPGSTGRFGEPLATAPAAVELPTPPAPLPPLAYAEEAVQAGERLGWTNIGSRESKFIDRAPPGGVLVGAIVFKSSRFGTTVAGIQPIYQRQDQYVAGGICGTSTSDTAFSLAEAGEAVSGFRFRSGLVVDVIALTFAPLEGLQLNIDDERQGERLGSPDRDLPKVWSGDSKLIVGIYGTYENNTNVRSLGMLYADQVTAGELGPPLQPLRTFSSANGKFTVEAKLVKINDDGTVSLEREDGSRVSAPIASLSEEDQKYIESQR; encoded by the coding sequence ATGAGTAGCTCGTCCAACACGCGCGATCCGGTCGTCATGGTTCTGGCGGTCCTGGCCGGACTCTTTATTCTCATGCTGTTCGGTTGCGGCGTCGCATTGGCGGTCTTTATCCGCGTTACTTACGACAAAGATCTTGGCAAGCCGGCCCCAGGCACGGGGAAGATTCCGCCGCCGATTGTCGTTTCCCCCAATCGCGTCGAAGAAGATCGAATTCGCGAGTTGGAGCGACGGCGTCTTGAGCAGGACCGGCAACACGCAGCAGAGCAATTGCGCAGGGCGCAAGAGCAGAACCGAGCGGACGCCCAAATGCGCAGGGAAAACGAGCAACAACTCGCGGACGAGCGGAAGCTGACCGAGGAGGAAGAGCAGCGGCGATTGCTACGGATAGCGGTACTGGGAGATCCCGCGGTTCCTGGCTCGACCGGACGGTTTGGAGAGCCGTTGGCTACTGCGCCGGCCGCGGTCGAACTGCCGACGCCCCCAGCCCCCTTGCCTCCCCTCGCCTATGCGGAAGAAGCGGTCCAAGCAGGCGAGCGATTGGGTTGGACCAACATCGGTTCGCGGGAGAGCAAATTTATCGATCGCGCTCCGCCTGGGGGCGTTTTGGTTGGCGCCATCGTCTTTAAGTCGAGTCGATTCGGGACGACGGTCGCCGGCATTCAACCGATCTACCAACGACAAGATCAATATGTTGCGGGAGGGATTTGCGGAACTTCCACCAGCGATACGGCATTCAGTCTCGCCGAGGCGGGCGAAGCGGTCAGCGGGTTCCGCTTTCGTTCCGGATTGGTCGTCGACGTTATTGCACTAACGTTCGCTCCGCTGGAGGGTCTGCAATTGAACATCGACGATGAACGGCAAGGAGAACGCCTTGGTTCGCCCGATCGCGACCTGCCAAAAGTGTGGAGCGGCGACTCCAAGCTGATCGTCGGCATCTACGGCACCTATGAAAACAATACGAACGTCCGATCGCTGGGCATGCTCTACGCCGACCAGGTGACGGCCGGCGAACTGGGACCTCCGCTTCAACCGCTGCGGACCTTCTCCAGTGCGAACGGTAAGTTCACCGTCGAGGCGAAACTCGTAAAAATCAATGACGACGGCACGGTCAGCCTGGAGAGGGAAGATGGCTCGCGCGTGTCGGCGCCGATCGCCAGTCTGAGCGAGGAAGATCAAAAGTACATCGAGTCGCAGCGTTAA
- a CDS encoding alkaline phosphatase family protein: MRIAPLLSLLLLTIAAPLLAAEKEKHVLLLGIDGCRFDAVQKAKTPNLDRLVANGTYSPTALILGDRYRKNDTISGPGWGSINTGVWADKHNVQGNEFKEPHFDKFPHFFHFVKQAFPDAKTVSIVDWDPIAKYIVSDADVSLSTKPTGANVVATYAKGDEKSTAEAIRLIEELDPKAMMLYLGQVDETGHAHGFHPSVPEYIAAIETVDGLVGQVLDAIAKRIDEEWLIVVTSDHGGEGRGHGGGHNNPNILHSFLIVSGEGAKKGKFEEQVYIVDAVPTLLTYLGVKLDDAWQLDGHAVGLK, from the coding sequence ATGCGTATCGCCCCGCTATTGTCCTTGCTACTGTTGACCATCGCCGCTCCGTTATTGGCGGCCGAAAAAGAAAAGCATGTCCTGCTGCTGGGGATCGACGGTTGCCGGTTTGACGCCGTGCAGAAAGCGAAGACGCCGAATCTCGATCGCCTGGTCGCCAATGGAACTTATTCGCCGACGGCCCTGATCCTGGGAGATCGCTATCGCAAGAACGATACGATCAGCGGTCCCGGTTGGGGGAGCATCAACACCGGCGTCTGGGCCGACAAGCACAACGTGCAAGGGAACGAATTCAAAGAGCCCCACTTTGACAAGTTTCCCCACTTCTTCCACTTCGTGAAGCAGGCCTTCCCGGACGCGAAAACCGTTTCGATCGTCGACTGGGATCCGATCGCTAAGTACATCGTCTCCGACGCCGACGTCTCCCTCTCGACCAAACCGACTGGCGCCAACGTCGTGGCGACCTACGCCAAGGGAGACGAAAAGTCAACCGCCGAAGCGATTCGCCTGATCGAAGAACTCGACCCGAAAGCGATGATGCTCTACCTCGGCCAGGTCGACGAAACGGGACACGCCCATGGCTTTCACCCGAGTGTGCCAGAGTACATCGCCGCTATCGAAACGGTCGATGGACTAGTCGGCCAAGTCCTCGACGCGATCGCCAAGCGAATCGACGAAGAGTGGCTGATCGTCGTCACCAGCGACCACGGCGGCGAAGGCCGCGGTCACGGAGGTGGCCACAACAACCCGAACATCCTCCACAGCTTCCTGATCGTCAGCGGCGAAGGGGCCAAGAAAGGAAAGTTCGAAGAGCAAGTCTACATCGTCGACGCCGTCCCGACGCTGCTAACGTACCTGGGCGTGAAGCTGGACGACGCGTGGCAGTTAGATGGGCATGCGGTTGGGTTGAAGTAA
- a CDS encoding HNH endonuclease, which translates to MATETHPEKRSWIFQAIPQYFDLNEALKHIRIFRWRIKQFKNEIRAGDDVFLWLAGSDGGVVARGTVVTDPLDMEDSQEELPFVKEADKDKDRLSAAVEINTVFGVPVQREDLKAHPVLSSISILKQSRGTNFALTEDEADSLDALCPRSELHGASLFEAFSLFHATPVEQLRVRIRRERAAQLREFLGDIDGITLDGFNREVWVLESATLLGGEDIRGALFDSSLLDNEFAVQVAVALDAGDLELHGNYVWRPGSTVYGSPLANVTDQEKLSHVKHALRLLNDPTLSPSEKVVQIESVPGFGFPTATGLVILLHPEEIAIMNKQTEGVFEKLRVNCKGFAAFQAAASQLRSELGADDYLELDWFLYQINQGMIEVADREQHEKMLRDIDCQIEASIEKSTAVNQTEKEQLVKSRIGQGQFRHNIQKLELSCRVSGVDDVRFLIASHIKPWRACDNVERLDGANGLFLSPNIDLLFDRGHISFEDDGTLLIASVVDEKTLRSLGVPSDMTNCGHFSSKQKRYLAYHRQHVFLGSNKSE; encoded by the coding sequence ATGGCGACTGAAACGCACCCGGAGAAGCGATCATGGATTTTCCAGGCCATTCCACAGTACTTCGATCTGAACGAAGCTCTAAAGCACATTCGCATATTCCGCTGGCGAATTAAGCAATTTAAGAATGAAATTCGAGCTGGTGACGACGTGTTTCTATGGCTTGCTGGGAGCGACGGCGGAGTGGTCGCTCGCGGAACGGTCGTCACCGATCCGCTGGACATGGAAGATTCGCAAGAGGAATTGCCCTTCGTCAAAGAAGCGGACAAAGATAAAGACAGGCTCTCTGCAGCAGTTGAGATCAATACGGTTTTCGGCGTCCCTGTTCAGCGAGAAGACCTCAAGGCCCATCCCGTTCTTTCGTCAATTTCAATTCTTAAGCAATCGCGAGGGACGAACTTTGCGCTGACAGAGGATGAGGCAGATTCGCTTGACGCACTTTGTCCGCGGTCTGAACTTCACGGTGCGTCGCTGTTTGAAGCCTTTTCCCTATTTCATGCGACTCCCGTGGAACAATTACGCGTGAGGATACGCCGCGAACGTGCTGCTCAACTTCGAGAGTTTCTCGGTGATATCGACGGCATTACTCTTGATGGATTCAATCGTGAAGTATGGGTTCTAGAGTCGGCAACACTCCTTGGCGGCGAAGACATCCGTGGCGCACTATTTGACTCCAGCCTTCTTGATAATGAGTTTGCCGTTCAGGTTGCCGTCGCGCTTGATGCTGGCGATCTGGAGTTGCACGGTAATTACGTTTGGCGTCCTGGATCAACGGTCTATGGTTCTCCACTCGCGAACGTAACCGATCAAGAAAAGTTAAGTCATGTAAAGCACGCGCTCCGATTGTTAAACGATCCGACGCTGTCGCCAAGTGAGAAGGTCGTTCAGATTGAGTCCGTCCCTGGGTTTGGCTTTCCGACCGCGACCGGCCTCGTTATTCTTCTTCATCCCGAAGAAATTGCGATAATGAACAAGCAGACGGAGGGAGTATTCGAGAAACTTCGTGTCAATTGCAAGGGGTTCGCTGCCTTCCAGGCGGCCGCGAGCCAATTGAGGTCTGAACTCGGTGCAGATGACTATTTGGAATTGGACTGGTTCCTGTACCAGATCAATCAAGGGATGATTGAAGTCGCGGATCGAGAGCAACACGAAAAGATGCTCCGGGACATTGACTGTCAAATCGAAGCGAGCATCGAAAAGTCTACGGCCGTGAACCAAACCGAAAAGGAGCAATTGGTAAAGTCGAGGATAGGGCAAGGGCAATTTCGGCACAACATCCAAAAGCTTGAATTGTCATGTCGGGTTTCCGGTGTTGACGATGTCCGATTTCTGATCGCTAGCCATATTAAACCTTGGCGAGCTTGCGATAATGTAGAGCGACTGGATGGAGCGAATGGACTGTTCTTGTCGCCAAACATCGACTTATTATTCGATCGAGGCCACATTTCATTCGAGGACGACGGTACGCTTCTGATCGCGTCCGTTGTCGACGAGAAAACGCTTAGATCACTCGGCGTACCTAGCGACATGACGAACTGCGGACATTTTTCGTCCAAGCAGAAGCGATACCTCGCCTACCATCGTCAGCATGTCTTTCTCGGATCGAACAAGTCTGAGTAA
- a CDS encoding 3-keto-disaccharide hydrolase, translating into MTTKFTVATMCLFGLSLALAPTSGRSEEPKPPQGFRALFNGHDLSGWYGLNPHQSQKLVGEDKSKNLLKQQAEFSKYWRVENGSLVNDGEGPYATTEREFGDMEFLLEYKTVAGADSGVYLRGTPQVQIWDANQEFDPQRPTRKPHLGSGGLFNNTPGAAGRDPLELADLPFGEWNQLRIQQIGDRTSVWLNGKLVVNNAVMENYWDRSQPLPPKGPIMLQTHGGKIEWRNLFVREIGASEAKEILANAKQK; encoded by the coding sequence ATGACCACGAAGTTCACTGTTGCAACAATGTGTTTGTTCGGCCTCTCTCTGGCCTTGGCGCCCACTTCAGGGCGTTCCGAGGAACCCAAGCCGCCTCAAGGGTTCCGTGCTTTATTTAATGGCCATGACCTAAGCGGATGGTATGGATTAAACCCGCACCAAAGTCAGAAACTTGTTGGAGAGGATAAAAGTAAGAACTTACTCAAGCAGCAAGCGGAGTTTTCAAAATACTGGAGAGTTGAGAACGGAAGTCTTGTCAATGATGGAGAGGGGCCATACGCAACCACCGAACGCGAATTTGGCGACATGGAATTCCTACTGGAATACAAGACGGTCGCCGGAGCTGACAGCGGAGTCTATTTAAGAGGCACGCCGCAGGTACAGATCTGGGACGCCAATCAAGAGTTCGATCCGCAAAGACCAACTCGGAAACCTCATCTTGGTTCCGGCGGCTTGTTCAACAATACGCCTGGGGCGGCTGGTCGCGACCCGCTTGAATTAGCCGACCTCCCGTTTGGCGAATGGAATCAACTCCGTATTCAACAGATTGGCGATCGGACGTCGGTTTGGCTGAACGGAAAACTGGTTGTGAACAATGCCGTCATGGAAAACTACTGGGACCGAAGTCAACCGCTTCCACCGAAAGGGCCAATTATGCTGCAAACGCATGGCGGCAAAATCGAATGGCGAAACCTCTTCGTACGCGAGATCGGGGCGTCGGAAGCAAAAGAAATTCTCGCCAATGCGAAGCAAAAATAG
- a CDS encoding neutral/alkaline non-lysosomal ceramidase N-terminal domain-containing protein, which produces MKIGLAEVDITPPNGFPMAGYYHERLAEGTVDSLKAKAIVLDDGTTAGALVVCDLIGITTDLSREIRKLAAERTGIPAENIVVAATHSHTAPDYTKELYLHLGGERQDPLRAEYIKKLIAGPVDAIAQAHAAAAPSQLRAGVATQKTPVSFNRRFVMRDGSVRTWMNLANPDVVRAAGPIDPDVGILAIDSADGSVTRGVLSNFALHLDTVGGTNWSADYPYFIEQAVRDAVGPETISIFGAGCCGDINHSDPSRSERNKTNFIGRSLGETISKQLDRLESTGATPLFVKSRTVELPLQDATSQEVERSLAILKLARNHEKVDFFDHVTAYKKLMLDQFRHQQPHANAAEQITWGLSRSLAGVGDTLPMNVTVYAVGRDVAIVCLPGEVFVDLGLAIKKASPFRTTLLIELSNAVETIYVPHRAAYAGGSYEVTNSNLQPGSGEMLVETAVALLREAATQAAVSTN; this is translated from the coding sequence TTGAAGATAGGCCTAGCGGAAGTCGATATTACGCCGCCCAATGGCTTCCCGATGGCGGGTTACTATCACGAACGGTTGGCGGAAGGGACAGTTGATTCGCTGAAGGCGAAAGCGATCGTCCTGGATGATGGAACTACGGCTGGTGCACTCGTGGTTTGCGACTTGATTGGAATTACCACCGACCTGTCGCGTGAAATTCGTAAACTAGCGGCGGAAAGGACGGGAATTCCTGCGGAGAATATCGTCGTCGCAGCCACGCATTCGCATACCGCCCCCGACTATACGAAGGAACTGTACCTGCACTTGGGGGGCGAGCGACAAGATCCCTTGCGGGCCGAATACATCAAGAAGCTGATCGCGGGCCCCGTCGATGCGATCGCACAAGCCCATGCAGCGGCCGCTCCTTCGCAGTTGCGGGCCGGTGTGGCGACGCAAAAAACGCCCGTCTCGTTCAATCGGCGTTTCGTCATGCGCGACGGCAGCGTTCGGACGTGGATGAATCTGGCCAATCCGGATGTCGTTCGCGCTGCTGGTCCGATCGATCCGGACGTAGGAATTCTTGCCATCGACTCTGCCGATGGAAGCGTCACACGCGGCGTCCTAAGCAACTTCGCTTTGCACCTCGACACGGTCGGGGGAACCAACTGGAGCGCCGATTATCCCTACTTCATTGAGCAAGCTGTGCGCGATGCGGTGGGACCTGAAACAATCTCGATTTTTGGCGCCGGCTGTTGCGGCGACATCAACCATTCTGACCCCTCGCGCAGCGAGCGGAACAAGACCAACTTCATTGGCCGTTCGCTCGGAGAGACAATCTCGAAACAACTCGACCGACTCGAGTCGACTGGGGCCACGCCGTTGTTCGTAAAATCACGAACCGTCGAGTTGCCGCTTCAGGACGCCACATCGCAAGAGGTCGAGCGGTCGCTGGCGATTTTGAAGTTGGCCAGAAACCATGAAAAAGTTGACTTTTTCGATCACGTAACCGCCTACAAAAAACTAATGCTGGATCAGTTCCGTCATCAGCAGCCGCATGCAAACGCTGCCGAGCAGATAACCTGGGGACTCAGCCGATCGCTGGCTGGCGTCGGCGATACGCTCCCTATGAACGTTACGGTGTACGCAGTAGGCCGCGACGTGGCGATCGTCTGCCTACCGGGCGAGGTCTTTGTCGACCTCGGCCTGGCCATCAAAAAGGCGTCCCCCTTTCGCACCACGCTGTTGATCGAACTCTCGAACGCCGTTGAAACGATCTACGTCCCACATCGCGCAGCGTACGCCGGGGGGAGCTACGAAGTGACCAATTCCAATCTTCAACCAGGTTCCGGAGAGATGCTCGTAGAAACGGCCGTAGCTCTTCTCCGTGAAGCGGCGACCCAAGCTGCAGTTTCGACGAATTAA
- a CDS encoding sulfatase family protein, with amino-acid sequence MLRTFTLAAAALVAVFACSSVSFAADEAKLPNIVVIFIDDMAYADIGPFGATAYPTPHLDELAKEGTICTDFYVTQAVCSASRCGLLTGCYNNRLGILGALGPKSKIGLNPEETTLAEICKQKDYATAIYGKWHLGDEKEFLPLQHGFDDYVGLPYSNDMWPYHPGLRDKSLEQRKKTYPDLPLISKNEIIDAEVTPEEQRNLTTLYTEKAVEFIDDHAKQPFFLYVPHSMVHVPLYVSDKFAGKSGAGLFGDVVMEVDWSVGQIMEALRRNKVDDNTLVIFTSDNGPWLSYGEHAGSAGPLREGKGTMWDGGCREPTIFWMPGKIPAGKSVSTPMMTIDILPTVAQLIGAKLPDHKIDGKNIWPIVTGQPGAKSPHEAYYMYYGDQLQAIRSGKWKLHFPHGYRTLNGRPGGKDGLPVNYEQAHTGLALYDLESDIGETIDVKDSHPDVVARLQKLADEARADLGDGLTKTKGSGLRPVGRVK; translated from the coding sequence ATGCTTCGCACCTTCACCTTGGCGGCGGCCGCTCTGGTTGCCGTTTTCGCCTGTTCGTCCGTCAGCTTCGCCGCCGACGAAGCCAAGCTTCCCAACATCGTCGTCATCTTTATTGACGACATGGCCTACGCCGACATCGGCCCGTTTGGCGCGACCGCCTATCCGACGCCGCATCTTGACGAGCTGGCCAAAGAGGGGACGATCTGCACCGACTTTTACGTCACCCAGGCCGTTTGCTCCGCCTCGCGGTGCGGACTGCTGACCGGCTGCTACAACAATCGACTTGGCATCTTGGGAGCGCTCGGTCCGAAGTCGAAGATCGGGCTTAACCCGGAAGAAACGACCCTGGCCGAAATTTGCAAGCAGAAGGACTATGCGACCGCGATCTACGGCAAGTGGCACTTGGGGGACGAGAAAGAGTTCCTGCCGCTGCAGCATGGCTTTGACGACTACGTCGGCCTACCGTACTCGAACGACATGTGGCCCTACCATCCCGGCCTTCGCGACAAGTCGCTCGAGCAGCGCAAGAAGACCTATCCCGACCTGCCGCTGATCTCGAAAAACGAAATCATCGACGCCGAAGTGACGCCGGAGGAACAGCGGAACCTGACCACCCTCTACACCGAGAAAGCGGTCGAGTTCATCGACGATCACGCCAAGCAGCCCTTCTTCCTCTACGTTCCGCACTCGATGGTCCACGTGCCTCTTTACGTCTCGGACAAGTTCGCCGGCAAGTCTGGCGCTGGGCTCTTTGGGGATGTGGTGATGGAAGTCGACTGGTCGGTCGGCCAGATCATGGAAGCGCTTCGCCGTAACAAGGTGGACGACAACACGCTGGTGATCTTCACCTCCGACAACGGCCCGTGGCTCTCGTACGGCGAACATGCCGGCTCGGCCGGTCCGCTGCGGGAAGGGAAGGGGACGATGTGGGACGGAGGTTGCCGCGAACCGACGATCTTCTGGATGCCGGGCAAGATTCCGGCCGGCAAGAGCGTCAGCACGCCGATGATGACGATCGACATTCTGCCGACTGTCGCCCAGCTGATCGGCGCCAAGCTGCCTGACCACAAGATCGACGGCAAAAACATCTGGCCGATCGTCACCGGCCAGCCCGGCGCGAAGAGCCCGCACGAAGCGTACTACATGTACTACGGCGACCAGCTGCAAGCGATCCGCAGCGGCAAGTGGAAGCTTCACTTTCCGCACGGCTACCGCACCCTGAATGGTCGCCCCGGCGGCAAAGACGGCTTGCCGGTCAACTACGAGCAGGCCCACACCGGCCTGGCCCTGTACGACCTGGAAAGCGACATCGGCGAAACGATCGATGTGAAGGACTCGCATCCCGACGTCGTCGCCCGACTGCAGAAACTGGCGGACGAAGCGCGAGCCGACCTTGGCGACGGTTTGACCAAGACGAAGGGCTCCGGCCTCCGTCCGGTCGGCCGGGTGAAATGA
- a CDS encoding serine/threonine protein kinase — protein sequence MRDSEDASRLDSICGQFDCAWGEHSDPPHIDSYLENVEESQRKDLFKSLLTIDVQHRRKRSFHCDHVFYSARYPLYLDTIDLVLSNYDLENASAGPVETTSSFAGPILHDTLPLKGRTGIEAAKSGTNFPRFRKVRPFAKGGMGVVYLAYDEDIGREVLLKQIHGGLNNEAAIKRFVQEGKLTGQLEHPCIVPVYAIGRDENGDVFYAMRRIHGITLSQAIGLFHQKRPLLPIQRDQRFRKLLQSFMRVCEAVEYAHRRGVIHRDIKPLNIITGALGETFLLDWGLAKRMNVSDHPQFPQYTEIEGVVNEPEMTGSGAILGTPAYMSPEQAMGRTDEVGRRSDVYGLGATLYKLLTGEAPFSDENALRMVQKVRAGDFRRPRSVWRGIPRPLEAICLRAMKLEPWLRYTTPLELAMEIEAWLAHEPVPSYRETFLESTLRQLKGVKLLLIAFVSFVLGIFAFIAAITFGAASEMF from the coding sequence ATGCGCGACTCTGAAGATGCGTCCCGCCTGGACTCCATATGCGGACAATTCGATTGTGCCTGGGGCGAACATTCTGATCCTCCCCACATTGATTCGTATCTTGAGAATGTAGAGGAATCACAACGAAAGGATCTCTTTAAGTCCCTATTAACGATAGACGTGCAACACCGCCGCAAGCGGTCATTCCACTGCGACCACGTTTTTTACAGCGCTCGGTATCCTCTGTACCTCGATACCATCGACTTAGTACTATCAAACTACGACTTGGAGAACGCATCGGCCGGACCAGTGGAAACGACATCATCGTTCGCCGGTCCGATATTGCACGACACGCTTCCCCTGAAGGGGCGAACGGGAATTGAAGCCGCCAAGTCGGGAACTAACTTCCCTCGCTTTCGAAAGGTGCGTCCATTTGCGAAGGGAGGAATGGGCGTCGTCTACCTCGCTTACGACGAAGACATTGGACGCGAGGTTCTACTGAAGCAGATCCACGGCGGACTCAACAATGAAGCGGCCATCAAACGCTTTGTGCAGGAGGGCAAGCTCACCGGGCAATTGGAACATCCCTGTATCGTGCCCGTTTACGCCATCGGTCGCGATGAAAATGGAGACGTCTTTTACGCGATGCGACGCATCCATGGCATCACGCTTAGTCAAGCGATCGGTCTTTTTCACCAAAAGCGTCCACTGCTCCCAATTCAACGCGATCAACGTTTTCGTAAACTTCTACAGAGCTTCATGCGCGTCTGCGAGGCTGTCGAATATGCACACCGTCGCGGAGTCATTCACCGCGACATCAAACCGCTAAATATTATCACAGGAGCGTTGGGAGAAACGTTTCTCCTCGACTGGGGCTTGGCAAAGCGAATGAACGTCTCCGATCATCCCCAGTTTCCGCAATATACAGAAATCGAAGGGGTGGTGAATGAGCCGGAAATGACCGGTTCGGGCGCCATTTTGGGGACCCCTGCTTATATGAGCCCAGAACAGGCGATGGGACGAACCGACGAAGTCGGACGCCGGTCTGATGTCTATGGCCTTGGTGCAACTCTTTACAAATTGCTTACTGGCGAGGCTCCATTTTCGGATGAGAACGCCTTACGAATGGTTCAGAAAGTACGTGCAGGAGACTTTCGACGACCTCGCTCGGTCTGGCGTGGAATCCCACGCCCATTAGAAGCAATCTGCTTGCGCGCGATGAAACTCGAACCGTGGCTCCGCTATACGACTCCCTTGGAACTGGCGATGGAAATAGAAGCTTGGCTTGCGCATGAGCCGGTACCAAGCTATCGCGAAACGTTCCTTGAGTCCACGCTGCGCCAATTGAAAGGCGTAAAACTTTTGCTGATTGCGTTTGTCTCGTTCGTTCTAGGGATTTTTGCGTTTATAGCCGCGATCACATTTGGCGCTGCGTCGGAAATGTTTTAG